In Aminivibrio sp., the genomic stretch GCGAGGACGTTCACCACGCCGTCCATTCCCGAAATCTCAATGGAGATGGAATCTTCCTTCCGGCCGCTGTCTGCACTTAGGGAAGCTCTTCCCGGAGGAGGGGTGACGCCGTGGCGGGCGAACCACCGGGCGGTGAGCTCCCGGGTTTCCTCCGCCAGGCCCGGAAGCACCCCGGGCAAATTTTTCTCCAGGCTTTCCCGAATCAGGGGGGCCTCCGCGGCGAGCCGTTCGTCGAGCCGCCTGCGGAGGGATGCGAGGGACCCCCCGGTGCTCCTGAACTCCTCGAGGAGGGGGCGCAGCTTCTTCCGGAAGAATTCGTTCCCCGTCTCGGCGAGAATGCGTTCCTTAACGGCGGTACACCTGCGGACGAGAACGGGCCCAATCTCGTTCTCCAGGAAGCCGGGAAGCTCGGAGGCGAGCGCCTCCCTGACGGAGGCGAACTTCGCCGTCAGGGCCGGGAGAAGGGCCAGCCCCATGGAGATGACCGCGTAGGGCCGTTCGCTCCGGAGAAGGATCCTCCGCTCCGAAGTCTGCCGGTCGGAGAGGGGAAAGCGGAGTTCCTCCCTGAGGATGTCGGGGACGAAGGGCCAGAGGCTGCTTCCTCCGGCGAGAATGACCAGGGAAATCCTCAGGGGCTCTATGCCTCTCTCGTTCAGTCCCGAGAGCAGACACTCCCTGAACATGAGGAAAAGATCGGTTCCTTCCGGCGTCAGCCCCGGGACCCCTTCCGCCTGAGCCGTTCGCCGGAGAAAGGCCGAGGGGGAGTAGACGGACCCCCGGCGCTGGAATTCCGCCCACGTCATGTTCCGTATCCCTCCGTAGCCAGGAAGGATTTTCGATACGGTCTCGTCCCTGTCCCGGGCCATGGACCGGGAGAAAAACTCCTTCGCCTCCCGGCAGAGGTGGGACTGGACGAAGTAGGCGGATCCCTGTTCCTCCAATTTTTCTTCCAGGCCGGGATTCCGGTCGAGAAGCCACTGGTAGAACAGGTCATCGAAAAGCCGTCCCCCCAGGTTCATGTCTCCCCAGGAGTGGACGGGTTTCCCCCCTTCCAGGAAGGCGAAGTCGCAGGTGCCCCCTCCGAAGTCCGCCACAAGGACGCCCTCCAGGGCCTGTTCGGCGGAAATGTCCCCCTGTCTGAGGTGGTAGAGCAGGGCCCCCTTCGGCTCGTCCACGAGATCCGGAAGGCCGAAGCCCCCCTGCCGGGCTGTTTCCCGGAGGGCGGCCCGGAAGGCCTCGTCGGCCTCGCTGGGAACGCCGAAAAGAACCTGCCTGCGGTCCGGCTCCAGGTCGAGATGCTGTTTCCTCGCACCGGCGAGCACGGCGGCAAGGAAATCGGATGCCGCGGTTCTTGCCGCTTCCGAGCGGGCCAGGTCGGCCTTGAAGTTGGTTCGCAGGCGAAGGGTCCGCCGCTCTTCCGGGGAGGCCTCGCCGTAGGCGTCCAGGGCCGTCTGGCCCACAAGGGGGTCCTTTCCCTCCCGGTAGAGGATGGCGGAGGGTATACCGTCCCTTCCGTCGCCGAAATCGATGCTCACCGGTGAGGGGTCGTCGCCGGGGCACTTGGAGAAGTAGGTTTTCGTAGTGCCGAAGTCGGCGGCAAGCACGGAACGGCCGCTCATGGATTGCGCACCTTCCGCACCAGACCCCGGCGGAGAACCCTGCCGTCCCTCAGGAGGGGAGGGCGCTCCACCCTCACCCGGTCGCCCGGTTCGACATACCCGAAGACCTCGAACCTCTCCGCCGCCTCGGGATTCCACCCGAATTCCCCAGCTTCTCCGGCGCTGCCGAATCCGAGGTTGCGGACGTCACCAGCGAGTTCGTCCATTCCGGCAGCCAGGTCGTCCCGGGAAGCCCCCTCCAGGGCGAGAATTTTCGCCGCGAGGGCCGGCATTTCCCTGTCGGCGAGGGGTGTTTCGGCACCTGGTTCCGCGCCTGTTTCCGCCCGGCCGACCAGGAAGGCAACCCGGGCGGCCGCTTCGAGCCAGGCAGAGAGGTCTTCTTCGATCCTTTCAGCCCATGCCGTGCGGTCCAGCCGTTCCGTTCTTCGGCCGAGCAGGAGCAGCAGGGCCAGGAGGGCGGGAAAAAGCACAAGGCGGGAAAGGGAGCCACGGTTTGTCCGGAGGAGATTCCAGCCCCGGGAGAGAAGGGATCCGGATCCGAGGAAGGCGAGAGCCTCCCGAAGTGTGGCCAGGCCGAGAAGCCCAGCCAGTGCCCCGAGCAGCTTCCGGTTTTCGGGAAGGCGGAGGGCGGCAAGGGAGAGGCCGAAGGCTCCAAGAGGCGCGCCGAGAAGGAATCCCGCCTCCCGGGAGCCGAAAAAGAAGGCCGTGAGGGGAGAGAAAAACCCCATGCCGATCAGGGCCCCCGCCCCCGCCGCCAGCCCCGTCCGGAGGGGAGGAGCGCTCCGGTCCACCGTGGGGGCGGACGCCGGGAAGGGTGGAAGGTGTTCCTGCAGCCTCAGGGCGAAGAGAGCGCCCTTTCCTTCGTCCTCCAGACCGAGGGCCCGGGCGAACCCGGGCGAGACAACCTCCAGCGCCCGGCCTTCCGCGCGGCCGCAGGCCGTGCGGAAGGCCCCGGTTCCGGGAATCCCCTCTTCGGGAAGGAGGGCCAGGAAGGCGTCCCTGCCTTCCTCCGCCGCCTTTTTCCGAAAAGGTTCCGTTGTCTTTAAAAACTGATCAAGGGTCAATGGTCCCGGTTTCACGGGATCACCTCCTTTATTCTTTATGGATGGGCACTAGCGTATCCTTCCCGGGGCGGAAGGGCAAGGGGTATTTCGCGAAAAAAGCGGAAGGTTCATTCCATGGGCCGGCGCAAAGAAGAAGCGGAATTCCGGAAAGGAGTTCCGCTTCTTTGGCGGTACGTGTGGGGTATTGTGATTAATATTTCGGGTGCAGGTCGAAGGTCCTGGCCATGCCCTCGTATTCGCAGGGCCTTCCTACGGAGTACCGTACCTGGTTGAAGTCCACGGTCGCAATCTTGGTGTCCGTGGTCGAACCGATATATGTCTCCGGATACCCTCCGTCATGGCTGCAGATAGTGCGGCTTGCAAGATGGGCAGGAAGCCACTCTTTCCCATTGGTAATCTTTTCCACCAGCTCGCCCTTCTTGGTGATGTAGGAGTGGGATGTCCATATCTTCCTGATCTTGTCGGCATCGAGTTTTCCGAAGTTCATCTTTGCCTGCCAGAATGCGGTGTGATAACGGGTTGCGCTCAGAGGAGCATAGTCTTCATCGCCGAAGAATGTCATTGGGAAATCAGTTCTCTCGTTGTTGGCATCATAGCTGTGGTTTGCGACGAAGTGATTGGTCGCCACGATGAATCCGGGGAAAATGGAGCTACCGGCCCGGGAGCATGTTGTGGATGAGGCCGCCCAGAGGTTCGCGGACTTTCTCGATGGTGTGGTGGGCTTTGTGGAGAAGGGGAAGCCGAGGCTGTTTTCCGGAGCCTCCGTTGCGGTCGTTCTCTCTGCGGAAGAGGAGCACTTCCACGAGGACGGCATGTCCTCGTTCCGATACCGCTCGGAGGCTGGGCTAAACCTACGACGGGAGCGCCTGTCTCTCTCGATGCCGGACTGCCGGGTCCCCACGGGACCACGGGAGGCGGAGAAAAGCAAAAGCGGACCCTTTTGAGGGACCGCTTTTCCGGGCAGGATATCTGTCCGTCAGATCTTCGGAACGTGCAGGTCCGGTGCTCCCTGGGGCGAAACCCGCACCCCCGGCTCGTTGAGGGTGACGTGCCCGATTGCCCATTCAGCCCACTTGACCTTTTTCTCCATGAGGCGCATGTGCTCCTCGTCGGAGTTGAAGGGGTTGTAGTAGCCCGCGGTCGGCGCCGGCTCGAACTTGAAGTAGCAGGGTGCGTAGACCTTCGCGACCTCCGGGGCGTCGTACATGCGGTTCGATCCGCCGTAGGTGTCGAAGGTCCAGATGTAGAAGTCGATGGGAATGTCGGTCACGGACCGGATGGCGACCATCTGGGGCAGGGTGAGGTCCGCCACGGGGTTGAAGGAACTTGCGCCGAGCTGCTGGGCCAGAAGAGCCCCGGCGGGGGAGGAAACTCCGGCCCAGACGGAGAGCTTGATCACGATATCCTTCGGGAAGTTCCCCTGCTCCTGCATTTTGCCCACGAGGGCCAGAACGCCTCGGTCGACGAGCATGAAACCCCGGAAACCTATTTCGTACATCCTCAGCATATCGGCGATCACCTTGCGGATTTCGTCCGATCCGCGATGGTTCAGTCCCCCGCAGCGCTGGCCGTCCGGAGTGACGAACTGCCGCCCGATGTCCCACGCGTTCCTCGGCCCGGGGATGGCGATGACTTCCATCTTTTCCTCGGCGGCCATCTGGGCGAAGTCCTTCAGTTCGGCGTCGTCGTAGAGGGTGCCTCCCTGGCAGAAAGAGACCAGCCGGTGAATGGGCACGTTCCGCTTTCTCCGCTCCCGGATCAGGGCCTCGAGGACCTTCGGCCCCTCCACGCCCGACATTTCGATGCGGTAGTGGCATCCGTCCGGGAAGCTCTTTCCGCTCGCGGGACGGTCGTAGAGATCCCGTCCGGGAATTCCCGCCTGTTCCATCATTTTTGATACCGCATCCATCGTTACTGCCATGTTCATTCCTCCTGTCGTTTTCTCTCCGGGACCGGTTGTCCGCCCGGATGGTCGTGTTCCCGGTTCCGTCCGCTGTATCCCAGTTCCCCGCTGATGCTTTCCGCTGCGTCCAGAAGGAGGGGGACGATGGTACTTTCGGCTTTCTCCATGTCGGGATGCCGGAAGGATGGAAAGGAAACGCTGATGCCCGCGGTGACCTTCCCCGAGGCATGGAAGACCGGGGCCGCAAGACAGGAAAGTCCCGGGTGGGATTCCTCCATGTCCCGGGCAAAGCGGTCCGTCCGGATCGTTTCGAGTTCCTCCATCAGCATATTCAGCGATTTCACCGTCCGCTCCGTGTACGGCACGAAGGACGTGCCGGAGAAGAGCTTTTTCACGGTTTCCGCCGGCAGAAAGGCAAGGATCGCCTTCCCGAGGGCCGAACAGTAGGCGGGCATCCTCCGGCCCACCGGAAGATTCACCTGGATCGTCTCGTCGCACTGGATCCTTTCCAGATACACGATGTCGGTCCCGTCAAGACAGCCGAGATTCACGGCTTCGCCCACCTTTTCGGACAGGGAGCGCAGCGCCGGCCGGGCCCGCTCCCTGATCTGCTGCATATCCGGAGCGGCTCCCCCGAGAAGGGAGAACTTCGGCGTATTCGAGTACTTGCTGTTCAGGGGGTTCTGCCGCACATAGCCCATTTCCCGCAGGGTCGCGAGAATCCGATAGGCTGTGCTCTTGTCGATGCCGAGGCGGCCGTCGATCTCGGTGACTCCGAGTTCTCCCTCTTCGGCCAGCATCTCGGCAATCCGGAACGCCCTGATGACGGACTGGAGCAACTGCCGCGGATTTTCTTTCCTTCTCACGATGGAGACCCTCCCAATTTCTTCCCCGTCCGGCCATACGGAAGAAAAGAGACGGCCGGCGGCGCGATCGCCGCCCCCAGGGCCGGACTCATGAAGCCCCGCGAAAAGATGTCTGTGGCGAGGGTGGCGTCCACGGGACGGGGTTGATTCCTGTCCTGTCGGCAGGCATGCCGCTCGCGATGACCGCGAGGACATACCCCCGGCTGGAAAACTGCGGGAATGAAATCCGTGTCCGGGGCAGCCGGGCCGAACTCTCCCGGTATCAGCGATGTTACGGCCGAAAAACCGTACCAGGGCATATACCCCAAAAAGATTGACACTATCGTGACGACAAGCAACCGATCTTCCGATTTCATTCCGACGGTCTTGTTTTGACTGTCAAAACAACATTTTGCAAACATGGCGACAGGGTATATCTTCCGTGCGTCCCTGTCAAGTGCGGCGGCATTTTATACCCGGCCTAAATCTGCGCATTTTTCAGGCAGAGGGAATGTCGCCGGGCATAAGGTGAATTCGCCCTCCCCAGGGGCGAAGAGATTATCCCCTGGGGAAGGGCGCCTGAGGTGAGAGAAACCGACACGGATGTCGGTTTCACAGGCAGGCAACCGGCGAACGCAGGGAGCCGCGGGACTCGCTTGGGCAGTTGTCACGAACGACAATCTGCACCCCCCGCCCAAGCAAGTTCCGGTGACACTCCCCGCTGGGGTGCGGATTTAGGCCCGGCCCGGCACCTTGACAATATAACCATGTTGAGGATAATAAAAAACCACGCACCAAAATATGTGAGTTTTCAAGAAAAACGGATTTAATTTAAGGGAGGTGCTTTAATGAGGAACAGAAACCTAGGTACGTTGTTCGTGGCCGCAGCATTTGTCGCAAGCGTTTTTGCAGTCGGTTTTATTTCACCCGCCCTTGCCGCGGAGGGAAAGGTGTATCAGTGGAAATTCCAGAGCCATCATACCCCCGGTTCCCTTGCAATCGAATCCGTAATCAAGCCGTTTATCGAAAGAGTGGAAAAAATGTCGGGCGGCAGGCTGAAAATGAGCCTGCACTATGCGGGAGAACTTGTTGATTATGCTGAAGTAGACAAGGCCCTCCAGGCGAACATGATCCAGATAGCCAATACAAGTTCCCTCTTCTTCAGGGGAGCTATCCCCATGGGGTGGGTAACGGCGCCCAACATGCCGCCCTTTGTCACCCGGTCCAACGACGAGTTCAACGAGCTGTTCCATCACAGGGGAATTGACCAGCTGGTGGCAGAAGCCCTTGCTGAGCGGGGCATCAAGTACCTCGGATGCCACAGCGTGGGCAACACCTATTTCTGGAGCAAAAAGCCCATCAATTCACTGGAAGACCTCAAGGGATTCAAAATCCGTTTCTTCGGTTCCATGTCCGATTTCGTGGAGCACTTCGGCGCCTCTCCCGTCATGCTTCCCCATCCTGAGACCTACATGGCCATCGCCATGGGCACTCTCGACGGCAGCGGCACCGCCTGGTGGCTCTACCGCGACCTGAAGCTCTACGAGGTCTGCAAGTATTTCATCGGCCCCGCCTTCCAGGTACCCCAGGGTATGGAGCTGTGGGCATCCAAGAAAGCATGGGATGAGCTGCCTGCGGATCTTCAGGCAATCGTCGAGACTGCGGCTGAAGTCTTCAACACGAATTTCATGGACGCCGTGACCATGGAGGAAAGGGAAATGTTCAACAAATCCTTCAAGGAGTGGGGAACCACCTACACCGAATTCAGCCCCGAAGAAGTGGTCAGGATTACCGAGGAATTCAGCCTTCCCTACCTCGACAAGATCGCCGAAGAGCAGGGAAAGAAGGACCCGAGGGTCATCAAGGCCGTCGAGATAATCAAGCAGTTCATGAAGGACTACGGCTATATCAAATAAGAGTTGATCCGTGAGGGTACGGGTACCCCCTTCTTCTCTCCGGGAGGGGGTATTTCTTTTTACGCCGTCCGCGGCGGAATCTTTCAATGGGGTGAGGCGATTGCAGTTTTTAAGAGGTTTCATTCGATGTGTCGACGCCGCGATTGACTTTATCGGCAAGGCCGCGAGCTTTCTTATTTATCCGACCATGCTCGTGCTGGTGTACGAGGTTGTCATGCGCTATTATTTTACCCGACCGACCATTTGGGCTCACGAGACGTCCTGCATGCTCTACGGCGCACACTTTATAATCGGGGGATCGTATGCCCTGCAAAAGGGCGCCTTTGTCAACGTCGAAGCTTTTTATATGCGGTTTTCACGACGGACGCAGGCGATCCTTGATCTTTTTACCTGGACCATGTTCTATGTTTTTGTGGGTGTATTGCTCTGGGAGAGCCTTCCATGGGCATGGGAAAGCTTCTTGGTCCGTGAATTCTCCGACAGCACGTGGGGACCCTATGTCTGGCCCGTCAAGATGAGTATCCCTTTTGCATCTTTTCTGATGCTTCTCCAGGGAATGACCAAGACAATCAAGGACGCGTACCTGGTCGTAACGGGGCGAGAGCTCCTGGTCGCGCCGGATGCCGGCGCTGCCGCCGGGAACTGAGGTGAGCTCATGAGTATTGAAATGATTTCCGTTCTGCTTTTCGGCAGCATGCTCCTTCTGCTCGCCTTGGGGCTTCCCGTCGCGTTTGTCCTCGGAGGCCTCGCAGTGGTTTTTACCGGTGTTTTCTGGGGGCCGGAGTCTCTGTTCATCATTCTTGCCAGAACTTTTTCCATGATGTCCACCACGACCCTCGTGGCGGCGCCCCTTTTCGTCCTCATGGCCGTGGTGCTTGAACGTTCCGGCGTGGCGGAAGACCTCTACGAAATGATGTACCGGTGGTCCGGGGGCATCAAGGGAGGGCTGGCGGTGGGAACCGTCCTTGCCTGTACCCTGATCGCCGCCATGTCAGGCATTGCCTCCACAGGAGTCGTCATGATGGGCGTCATGGCTCTCCCGGCAATGCTGAAGAGGGGGTACGACAAGAGAATCGCCACAGGCTGCATCCTGGCCGGAGGCGTCCTTGGGCCCCTGATTCCTCCGAGCATCGCCCTGGTGCTATACGGCACCATGGCCCAGGTCTCCATAGGCGCCCTCTTTGCCGGAGGGATGGCTGCGGGAATGCTCTGTTCCCTGCTGATCATCGGCTACATTTTGATCAGGTGCCACCTCAATCCGAAACTGGGCCCGGCCATTCCCGTGGAAGAACGGGCCGACTGGAACGCGAAGATATCCTCCCTCAAGGGAGTCATCCTTCCCCTTCTCCTTATCACCGCTGTTTTGGGCTCCATCTACAGCGGCATCGCCACCCCGACGGAAGCGGCCGCGGTCGGAGCCCTGGGCGCGTTCGTCTGCAGCGCACTTCACAGGCGGCTGACCTGGGACCTGATCAAAAACGTGGCCTATACCACCATACAGGTCCAGGGGTTCATGATGTGGATCCTCTTTGCCGCCCAGGGGTTCGCGGCCGTCTACATGGGCCTTGGAGCCTCCAGGATGGTCGTCAACCTGGTCCAGACTTACCAGGTAGGCTGGTGGACCATGCTGATCGGCATACAGGTCGTATGGTTCCTGCTCGGGTGCGTGATCGACGCCTGGAGTATCCTCATGATAACCCTTCCCATCATTCTTCCGCTCCTGCCTTTGTATGGCTTCGATCCCCTGTGGCTGGGGGTGCTGTACGCCGTGAACACCCAGACAGGGTACCTGACGCCTCCCTTCGGCACCATGCTGTTCATGATGAAGGGCATCGCTCCGAAGGAAGTTTCCATGACCGACATTTATTATTCCATCGTGCCGTTCGTGGCGACTCAGCTTTTCTGCCTGGTGCTGTGCATCATGTTCCCCAGGATTGTTACCTGGCTTCCCGATCTGCTTTTCAAATAACCGTTCAGACGAAAAGGCGGGGCGGGCAGCCCCGCCTTTTTTATTCCCGCAGGGGCGCGTAAAAAAGACGCCGGCCGGTCCTTTCATGGCCGCACGGACGGGAGGAGGCTATGAATGGGGATATGAATGGGGAGATACGGCTGCGTGGTTTTGGTGCGTCCCTGTTCCAGGCCTAAATCCGCAAATTTTTCAGGCAGAGGGAGTGTCGCCGGGCATAAGGTGACGCTCCCCGCTGGGGCGCGGATTTGGGGATGTCTTCCGGTATTGCGCTCCGCAAGCCTTTCCGCTACACTTCACCATGGAAAAGAACGGGGGGATGAACCGGTGAATGTTTCGGACTATCTCGCGGTGGCCAGGGGTGACCGGCCTGCGGACCTGGTGCTCCGGGGAGCCCGGGTGGCCAACGTCTTCACCCTGGAATACGAGGAAGCGGACGTGGCCCTTTTCGGGGGACGGATCGCCGGGGTCGGAAAGAACTACAAGGGCGTCAGGGAAGAAGACCTGTCGGGGATGGTAATCGTCCCCGGCTTCATCGACGGCCACTGCCACATCGAGAGTACCATGCTCACCCCCGCCGCATTTTCGGAACTCGCCGCGGTCCGGGGTACCACGGCCGCGGCCCCCGACCCCCACGAGATCGCCAACACCTGCGGCATGGCAGGAGTGGAGTACATGTGGAGGGAGAGCCTGAACTGCCCGGTGGACCTCTTCTTCACGGCGCCTTCCTGTGTTCCCGCTTCATCCTTCGAGACCCCCTTCGAGGAGCTCGACGCGGGGGCGGTGGCCGAGATGTTCGCCAGGGGATGGTGCGATTCCCTCGGAGAAGTGATGAATTATCCGGGGGTGATAGGCGGAGACCCGGCCCTCTGGGCGAAACTCTACGCCTCGGGTACGAGG encodes the following:
- a CDS encoding TRAP transporter small permease subunit, with translation MQFLRGFIRCVDAAIDFIGKAASFLIYPTMLVLVYEVVMRYYFTRPTIWAHETSCMLYGAHFIIGGSYALQKGAFVNVEAFYMRFSRRTQAILDLFTWTMFYVFVGVLLWESLPWAWESFLVREFSDSTWGPYVWPVKMSIPFASFLMLLQGMTKTIKDAYLVVTGRELLVAPDAGAAAGN
- a CDS encoding TRAP transporter large permease subunit, which translates into the protein MSIEMISVLLFGSMLLLLALGLPVAFVLGGLAVVFTGVFWGPESLFIILARTFSMMSTTTLVAAPLFVLMAVVLERSGVAEDLYEMMYRWSGGIKGGLAVGTVLACTLIAAMSGIASTGVVMMGVMALPAMLKRGYDKRIATGCILAGGVLGPLIPPSIALVLYGTMAQVSIGALFAGGMAAGMLCSLLIIGYILIRCHLNPKLGPAIPVEERADWNAKISSLKGVILPLLLITAVLGSIYSGIATPTEAAAVGALGAFVCSALHRRLTWDLIKNVAYTTIQVQGFMMWILFAAQGFAAVYMGLGASRMVVNLVQTYQVGWWTMLIGIQVVWFLLGCVIDAWSILMITLPIILPLLPLYGFDPLWLGVLYAVNTQTGYLTPPFGTMLFMMKGIAPKEVSMTDIYYSIVPFVATQLFCLVLCIMFPRIVTWLPDLLFK
- a CDS encoding Hsp70 family protein, translated to MSGRSVLAADFGTTKTYFSKCPGDDPSPVSIDFGDGRDGIPSAILYREGKDPLVGQTALDAYGEASPEERRTLRLRTNFKADLARSEAARTAASDFLAAVLAGARKQHLDLEPDRRQVLFGVPSEADEAFRAALRETARQGGFGLPDLVDEPKGALLYHLRQGDISAEQALEGVLVADFGGGTCDFAFLEGGKPVHSWGDMNLGGRLFDDLFYQWLLDRNPGLEEKLEEQGSAYFVQSHLCREAKEFFSRSMARDRDETVSKILPGYGGIRNMTWAEFQRRGSVYSPSAFLRRTAQAEGVPGLTPEGTDLFLMFRECLLSGLNERGIEPLRISLVILAGGSSLWPFVPDILREELRFPLSDRQTSERRILLRSERPYAVISMGLALLPALTAKFASVREALASELPGFLENEIGPVLVRRCTAVKERILAETGNEFFRKKLRPLLEEFRSTGGSLASLRRRLDERLAAEAPLIRESLEKNLPGVLPGLAEETRELTARWFARHGVTPPPGRASLSADSGRKEDSISIEISGMDGVVNVLAGVLGSLVTAGTALLCGGAGTALVAAGPLGLAVGGAAGLALSVLMVRWGRDRVRKMAEEIPLPPAAAVFLMTEAGMEEAERNLEEAMAAWLDSRLAATRNELEDHVRALVADELKSLTEIGGLRPAP
- a CDS encoding TRAP transporter substrate-binding protein; the encoded protein is MRNRNLGTLFVAAAFVASVFAVGFISPALAAEGKVYQWKFQSHHTPGSLAIESVIKPFIERVEKMSGGRLKMSLHYAGELVDYAEVDKALQANMIQIANTSSLFFRGAIPMGWVTAPNMPPFVTRSNDEFNELFHHRGIDQLVAEALAERGIKYLGCHSVGNTYFWSKKPINSLEDLKGFKIRFFGSMSDFVEHFGASPVMLPHPETYMAIAMGTLDGSGTAWWLYRDLKLYEVCKYFIGPAFQVPQGMELWASKKAWDELPADLQAIVETAAEVFNTNFMDAVTMEEREMFNKSFKEWGTTYTEFSPEEVVRITEEFSLPYLDKIAEEQGKKDPRVIKAVEIIKQFMKDYGYIK
- a CDS encoding IclR family transcriptional regulator, whose protein sequence is MRRKENPRQLLQSVIRAFRIAEMLAEEGELGVTEIDGRLGIDKSTAYRILATLREMGYVRQNPLNSKYSNTPKFSLLGGAAPDMQQIRERARPALRSLSEKVGEAVNLGCLDGTDIVYLERIQCDETIQVNLPVGRRMPAYCSALGKAILAFLPAETVKKLFSGTSFVPYTERTVKSLNMLMEELETIRTDRFARDMEESHPGLSCLAAPVFHASGKVTAGISVSFPSFRHPDMEKAESTIVPLLLDAAESISGELGYSGRNREHDHPGGQPVPERKRQEE